A portion of the Acidisarcina polymorpha genome contains these proteins:
- a CDS encoding putative quinol monooxygenase: MKDRITLVVRFRIGASAREEFLAKLQDIFTNIVKEDTFVEASVVQDISDPESVLNYEVWNESPESFMKEQLSKPYRADFEKMIADLRIERIPAWYSTIANWTKV; encoded by the coding sequence ATGAAAGACAGAATCACGCTTGTTGTTCGTTTCCGCATCGGGGCATCCGCACGTGAAGAGTTTCTTGCAAAGCTTCAAGATATTTTCACTAATATTGTGAAGGAAGATACCTTTGTGGAGGCTTCCGTAGTGCAGGACATAAGCGATCCCGAGAGCGTTCTGAACTACGAAGTCTGGAACGAAAGTCCAGAGTCCTTCATGAAGGAACAACTGAGCAAGCCTTATCGCGCAGATTTTGAAAAAATGATTGCCGATCTGAGGATCGAGCGCATCCCGGCTTGGTACTCGACAATCGCCAACTGGACTAAGGTGTAA
- a CDS encoding tyrosine-type recombinase/integrase, with protein sequence MTHLRQIMLEELERRNYAPSTIRAYIRTVEHYSRHFHRPPDQLGLDHIREYQAAMFRTWKLAPNTVTQRLAALRFLYIQVLKRGWSAAETPYPKKVLHLPEILSQQEVARLIDATETPFQRILVMTLYATGARRAEVARLKVTDIDSRRMVVHIRGGKGRKDRDVMLSPALLEALRTYWRGLRHKPSEWLFPGNRWHTSSRPVTTKVLWTACQQAALRAGLEHKHIHPHTLRHCFATHLLEAGADLRTIQVLLGHRDLEETTIYLHLSSKHLSATSSPLDTLQLGTPGEALRSA encoded by the coding sequence GTGACCCATCTACGTCAGATCATGCTGGAAGAGTTGGAGCGCCGCAACTACGCTCCGTCCACGATTCGCGCTTACATCCGCACCGTCGAGCACTACTCGCGGCACTTTCACCGTCCACCCGATCAGCTCGGCCTGGATCACATCCGGGAGTATCAGGCAGCCATGTTCCGTACCTGGAAGCTGGCTCCCAACACGGTCACGCAACGGCTGGCTGCGTTGCGCTTCCTCTACATCCAGGTACTGAAGCGCGGTTGGAGCGCCGCCGAGACGCCCTATCCGAAGAAGGTGCTGCATCTTCCGGAGATCCTCAGCCAGCAGGAAGTGGCTCGCCTGATCGATGCGACCGAGACCCCGTTCCAACGCATTCTAGTCATGACGCTCTATGCCACAGGAGCGCGACGGGCAGAGGTGGCTCGGCTGAAGGTGACCGACATCGACAGCCGGCGGATGGTGGTGCACATCCGCGGCGGCAAGGGACGCAAGGACCGCGACGTGATGCTGAGCCCGGCGCTGCTCGAAGCGCTGCGCACCTACTGGCGCGGACTTCGGCACAAGCCGAGCGAGTGGCTGTTTCCCGGCAACCGGTGGCATACGTCGAGCCGGCCGGTTACCACCAAGGTGCTGTGGACAGCGTGCCAGCAGGCCGCGCTCCGCGCCGGTTTGGAGCACAAGCACATCCATCCGCATACCCTGCGTCACTGCTTTGCGACGCACCTGCTCGAAGCTGGAGCCGACCTACGCACGATCCAGGTCCTGCTCGGTCATCGCGATCTCGAAGAGACCACGATCTATCTTCACCTCTCCAGCAAGCATCTGAGTGCAACCTCCAGCCCGCTCGACACCCTTCAGCTTGGAACACCAGGAGAAGCCTTACGAAGCGCCTGA
- a CDS encoding IS91 family transposase, which produces MSRSSVEMADIVRYAGQGFVERSRRWINGQHEKVLTAITRCRTAALGGHRDQCSGCGHTAISYNSCRNRHCPRCQGNARIRWLQQRERELLPTRYVHAVFTMPRELAPLALQNKRLIYGLLFRASAATLLEVARDPRHLGAEIGFFSVLHTWDQRLQHHPHVHCVIAAGGLAPDHAGWVSSQRSFFLPVKVLGRVFRGKFVAGLKAAFQEGKLEFHGQLASLAQPRSFAARLRILFRHDWVVYSKRPFGGPEHALRYLGAYTHRVGISNSRLVALSDGQVSFRWRDSAHNNRKRVMSLPVDEFLRRFLLHLLPRGFVRIRNFGFLANRQRATLLPLCFSLLERSSGLPAHAPQEPARSTALPKCPHCGAIMHVVERLTLAQLMVRPPPLPRRQAA; this is translated from the coding sequence CTGAGCCGCTCCTCTGTGGAGATGGCCGACATCGTTCGCTACGCTGGGCAGGGCTTCGTCGAACGCAGCCGCAGGTGGATCAACGGCCAGCATGAGAAGGTGCTGACCGCGATCACCCGGTGCCGCACTGCCGCTCTCGGGGGCCATCGCGACCAGTGCTCCGGCTGCGGGCACACGGCCATCTCCTACAACTCGTGCCGGAACCGACACTGCCCCAGGTGCCAGGGCAACGCCCGCATCCGCTGGCTCCAGCAGCGCGAACGCGAGCTGCTGCCCACGCGCTACGTCCATGCCGTGTTCACGATGCCGCGCGAACTGGCACCACTCGCACTCCAGAACAAGCGGTTGATCTATGGACTGCTGTTTCGCGCCAGTGCCGCCACGCTGCTGGAGGTCGCTCGCGATCCGCGACACCTTGGAGCCGAGATCGGCTTCTTCAGCGTGCTGCACACTTGGGACCAAAGATTGCAGCATCATCCGCATGTCCACTGCGTCATCGCCGCCGGCGGTCTCGCACCGGATCACGCCGGTTGGGTCTCCTCCCAACGATCCTTCTTCCTGCCAGTCAAGGTGCTCGGGCGTGTCTTCCGAGGCAAGTTCGTCGCCGGCCTGAAGGCCGCATTCCAAGAAGGCAAGCTCGAGTTCCACGGCCAACTCGCATCGCTTGCCCAGCCACGCAGCTTCGCCGCCAGGCTCAGAATCCTGTTTCGTCACGACTGGGTCGTCTACTCCAAGCGTCCCTTCGGCGGACCGGAACATGCCCTGCGCTATCTCGGCGCTTACACCCATCGCGTCGGCATCTCCAACAGCAGACTGGTCGCTCTATCCGATGGCCAGGTCAGCTTCCGCTGGAGAGACTCCGCGCACAACAACAGGAAGCGAGTCATGAGCCTTCCTGTAGACGAGTTTCTGCGTCGCTTCCTGTTGCACCTGCTGCCTCGCGGCTTCGTCCGCATCCGCAACTTCGGCTTCCTTGCGAACCGACAACGTGCTACGTTGCTGCCGCTCTGCTTCAGCCTGCTCGAGCGCTCATCAGGACTGCCAGCGCATGCCCCTCAAGAACCTGCACGATCCACCGCTCTTCCGAAGTGTCCACACTGCGGCGCAATCATGCACGTCGTCGAACGGCTCACCTTGGCTCAACTGATGGTTCGCCCTCCACCGCTCCCGCGCAGGCAAGCCGCATGA
- a CDS encoding aldo/keto reductase: MSLHAYPSWSLDEEASRSLIRHAIEAGINFFDTANMYSNGGSEEIIGRALKEFTNRDSLVIATKLAAATHDGPNAIGLSRKAIMTEIDHSLRRLGTDYVDLYQIHRRDQLTPWEETLEALHDLVKMGKVRYLGASSMKAWEFSKALHLQKANAWARFVSLQDTYNLLGREEEREMLPLCTDEGVQTIVYSPLARGILARPWGETTLRSESEAAAGHKDETNAKSDQEIVNALTAIAKECGVGQASIALAWLRSKPVVAAPIVGALKAKHIDDAIAALSVNLTDDQIARLELPYTPRMDYQGVSDPVMLARAVEAATGFKSSAT; encoded by the coding sequence GTGAGCCTTCACGCTTATCCAAGCTGGTCACTCGACGAGGAAGCCAGCCGCTCACTCATCCGCCACGCCATAGAAGCAGGCATTAACTTCTTTGACACGGCCAACATGTACTCGAACGGAGGGAGCGAGGAAATCATAGGCAGAGCACTGAAGGAGTTCACCAACCGTGACAGTCTGGTGATCGCTACGAAACTTGCCGCTGCCACCCATGATGGTCCAAACGCCATCGGGCTTTCACGGAAGGCGATCATGACGGAGATCGATCACAGCCTAAGAAGGCTTGGAACCGATTACGTGGACCTATACCAGATTCATCGTCGGGATCAATTGACTCCGTGGGAGGAGACGTTGGAAGCACTTCACGACTTAGTGAAAATGGGTAAAGTCAGATATCTGGGTGCTTCTTCGATGAAGGCTTGGGAGTTCAGTAAAGCGCTGCACCTTCAGAAGGCGAACGCCTGGGCGCGTTTCGTTTCCTTGCAGGACACCTACAATCTCCTTGGGCGCGAAGAAGAACGCGAGATGCTCCCGCTTTGCACAGACGAAGGCGTCCAGACGATCGTGTACAGTCCGCTCGCACGAGGGATACTTGCCCGACCTTGGGGGGAGACAACGCTCCGATCAGAGAGTGAAGCTGCTGCTGGCCACAAGGATGAGACCAACGCAAAAAGTGACCAGGAGATCGTTAACGCGCTGACGGCAATCGCAAAGGAGTGCGGCGTCGGTCAGGCGAGCATCGCCTTGGCATGGCTGCGAAGCAAGCCCGTCGTGGCTGCGCCGATTGTTGGCGCGCTTAAGGCGAAACATATCGACGACGCCATCGCTGCGCTCTCAGTGAACCTGACCGACGACCAAATTGCCCGGCTGGAACTGCCTTATACGCCACGCATGGACTATCAGGGAGTTTCTGATCCGGTGATGTTGGCCCGTGCCGTAGAGGCCGCGACTGGCTTCAAATCGTCCGCGACCTGA
- a CDS encoding TetR/AcrR family transcriptional regulator produces the protein MADKETLRADAQANRDRILDVARDALAADPAASLNSIANTAGVGAGTLYRHFPSRESLVLGVYRKEIDTLVALAPVLLSKQPPLRAFRSWCDRLAKFGRMKYGVADIVHAATSEQENQEIYGPMLGAVHQLMEACEGSGEIRPGADPEDFLVLVGLLWRIPPNAAGEARVKRLLAVAFRGLGAKD, from the coding sequence ATGGCAGACAAAGAGACATTACGTGCAGACGCGCAAGCAAACCGGGATCGCATCTTGGATGTGGCGCGCGATGCGCTAGCCGCCGATCCGGCTGCCTCCCTCAATTCGATAGCGAATACGGCGGGTGTTGGCGCAGGCACGCTATATCGTCACTTTCCAAGCCGTGAGTCTTTAGTACTCGGCGTGTATCGCAAGGAGATCGATACCCTCGTGGCGCTTGCTCCGGTACTCCTTAGCAAGCAGCCACCTTTACGCGCGTTCCGCAGTTGGTGTGATCGTCTCGCCAAATTCGGACGAATGAAATATGGGGTTGCAGACATCGTCCACGCCGCTACATCGGAGCAGGAAAACCAGGAAATCTACGGGCCTATGTTGGGTGCGGTCCATCAGTTGATGGAGGCCTGTGAGGGTTCAGGTGAGATCCGTCCCGGAGCGGATCCCGAAGACTTCCTTGTGCTTGTCGGACTACTGTGGCGAATCCCGCCAAACGCAGCCGGAGAGGCGCGTGTGAAAAGACTTCTAGCAGTTGCGTTCCGGGGGCTGGGAGCGAAAGACTAG
- a CDS encoding LysR family transcriptional regulator codes for MNNQLEMRHLRLFLAVAETLHVGRAANKLGVAQPNLSQQIGRIERMVGHPLFKRHPKGVQLTLTGVFLQRRAASLEQNLSATIETARKIGRGEAGNLVIGFCGSAMMNRISTPIGDFRRAYPDVALELRELHVNQQRSQLAEGMLDICFMRDGEGMDGLSMKTLLREPYVAILSKQHPLAAEKRIRPESLAKEPFVFFPPTLAKLAYERTIDMCISHGFKPNIVQEAPQWTTMAMLIGAGLGVSLAPRSVAAIPVPGVVFIPVISQARTSIDAAFRSENSNASVKLLLSGVLKHMKTHGDEPSGVPLS; via the coding sequence ATGAACAACCAACTAGAAATGCGACATCTTCGCCTCTTTCTGGCCGTTGCCGAAACGCTTCATGTGGGACGCGCCGCAAACAAGCTGGGCGTGGCCCAGCCAAACCTAAGCCAACAGATCGGGCGAATCGAACGGATGGTCGGTCATCCTCTTTTCAAGCGGCACCCCAAAGGAGTGCAACTGACTTTGACCGGTGTCTTCCTCCAGCGCCGAGCAGCGAGCCTTGAGCAGAATCTCAGCGCAACTATTGAAACTGCACGGAAGATCGGGAGAGGAGAAGCAGGCAATCTTGTGATTGGATTCTGCGGTTCTGCCATGATGAACCGCATCTCGACTCCTATAGGGGATTTCCGAAGGGCCTACCCTGATGTCGCTCTGGAACTTCGCGAGCTTCATGTCAATCAGCAGAGAAGTCAGCTGGCGGAAGGCATGCTGGACATCTGCTTTATGCGCGACGGGGAAGGTATGGATGGCCTGAGCATGAAGACGCTTCTTCGAGAGCCCTATGTTGCCATCCTCTCGAAGCAGCATCCACTTGCTGCGGAGAAACGCATTAGGCCTGAGTCGCTTGCGAAGGAACCATTCGTCTTCTTCCCTCCAACCCTAGCTAAACTCGCATATGAGCGGACCATTGACATGTGCATTTCACATGGATTCAAACCAAATATTGTCCAGGAAGCTCCTCAGTGGACCACCATGGCAATGCTTATCGGGGCCGGATTGGGAGTTTCACTCGCTCCCAGAAGTGTTGCTGCTATTCCTGTACCTGGAGTTGTATTCATCCCGGTGATCTCACAAGCCCGGACGTCGATTGATGCCGCATTTCGTTCCGAAAATTCGAACGCTTCAGTCAAGCTACTGCTCAGCGGAGTGCTCAAACACATGAAAACTCATGGTGATGAGCCGTCTGGAGTGCCACTTAGCTAA
- a CDS encoding Gfo/Idh/MocA family protein → MAEPLGVGIIGASADRGWAKISHIPAVQGLAGLDLVAVASGSQSKADAAAKAFGATKGYADGKDLIKDPAVDIVTIAVKVPDHRGLVLAALNAGKHIYCEWPLGRNLAETKELAAAAKAAKVHALIGLQSRLNPAMLRARALLSSGAIGRPLAARVLSTTAAFGPKVEAGMGFSEEAANGVTLLTIQGAHTLDFAIAVLGPFEDLTALATTQFPQVAVGESKTEQARSTPDHLLTQARFGAGAALSLEVAGGRQPKAVTLRLEVDGEDGSLSLDGGAVRGFQSGRLTVSLRGEPESVDEGEVSAMSAQAANVAGMYVALRNDIFSGTWTAPDFQHAVRLAKLLDDVTASSQSGSRKPALDWPS, encoded by the coding sequence ATGGCAGAACCGTTAGGGGTAGGAATTATCGGCGCAAGCGCAGACCGCGGATGGGCGAAAATCTCCCACATACCCGCGGTACAGGGCCTTGCCGGATTGGATTTGGTAGCCGTAGCTTCAGGCAGCCAATCAAAAGCCGATGCCGCTGCGAAAGCCTTCGGGGCCACAAAGGGCTATGCAGACGGCAAAGACTTGATCAAGGACCCGGCCGTCGACATCGTAACGATTGCGGTAAAGGTTCCGGATCATCGGGGTTTGGTGCTCGCGGCGCTCAACGCCGGCAAGCACATCTATTGCGAATGGCCTCTGGGCCGCAACCTTGCCGAAACAAAGGAACTGGCGGCCGCAGCGAAGGCAGCAAAGGTTCATGCGCTCATAGGGCTGCAGAGTCGGCTGAATCCGGCAATGCTTCGTGCTCGTGCCTTGCTCTCGTCAGGGGCGATCGGCCGCCCGCTCGCCGCTCGAGTCTTATCGACCACGGCGGCCTTTGGGCCGAAGGTGGAAGCGGGAATGGGCTTTAGCGAGGAGGCCGCAAATGGTGTCACGCTGCTGACCATCCAGGGCGCGCATACCCTGGACTTTGCCATTGCCGTACTGGGCCCCTTTGAGGACCTTACCGCCTTGGCGACGACGCAATTTCCGCAGGTTGCGGTCGGCGAGTCGAAGACCGAACAGGCCAGGTCAACGCCCGACCACCTGCTTACACAGGCTCGTTTCGGTGCCGGGGCTGCACTGTCTCTGGAAGTAGCTGGTGGCCGGCAACCCAAGGCGGTCACACTGCGCTTGGAAGTAGATGGGGAGGACGGTTCGCTGAGTCTGGACGGCGGCGCGGTGCGCGGATTCCAGTCGGGAAGGCTCACGGTCAGCTTGCGAGGCGAGCCCGAATCGGTCGATGAAGGCGAGGTCAGTGCAATGTCGGCACAAGCTGCTAATGTCGCTGGTATGTACGTCGCGTTGCGGAACGACATTTTCTCAGGGACTTGGACTGCTCCTGACTTTCAACACGCGGTGCGGCTGGCCAAGCTGCTCGATGACGTAACGGCGTCGTCCCAAAGCGGTTCTCGCAAACCGGCTCTCGATTGGCCAAGTTAG
- a CDS encoding alpha/beta fold hydrolase, producing MANIQSDSCPMTFGRADVNGIRIYYRMAGSGEPVVLLHGFPETSNAWRKTMPALAEHYTVLAPDLRGFGASDRPDTGYDKRTVAEDVHQLVHQLGLGPINLVSHDVGMMVGYAYASAFPSEVKRLVLMEAALPGLGLEKLYDADKYPRMYHLPLFEAPNGLAEALITGREKMFVCHFMRQQAYNAAALEDDVLDGYADRLAAPGALHAGIAYFRAHKIDAEHNRVNAKTKLPMPVLTVGGTASFGADLEGEIRPLVKRMRAVMIKDCGHYLAEEQPERLVEELLRFFREEA from the coding sequence ATGGCAAACATTCAGTCGGACTCTTGCCCGATGACTTTCGGTAGGGCCGATGTCAATGGCATCCGGATATATTACCGGATGGCCGGCTCCGGCGAACCTGTCGTGCTTCTGCATGGCTTTCCCGAGACATCAAACGCCTGGCGCAAAACCATGCCCGCGTTGGCGGAACACTACACCGTCCTCGCGCCCGACCTTCGAGGGTTCGGCGCCTCCGACCGGCCGGATACTGGCTACGACAAGCGAACGGTAGCCGAGGATGTGCACCAGCTCGTTCATCAACTCGGGCTTGGTCCGATCAACCTCGTCAGTCACGACGTCGGGATGATGGTTGGCTATGCCTATGCTTCCGCGTTTCCGTCCGAGGTGAAGCGCCTAGTCTTGATGGAGGCCGCCCTTCCGGGTCTCGGTCTCGAAAAATTGTATGACGCCGACAAGTACCCGCGCATGTATCACCTGCCGCTCTTTGAGGCGCCGAACGGGCTTGCCGAAGCATTGATTACCGGGCGCGAGAAGATGTTCGTCTGCCATTTCATGCGGCAGCAGGCCTACAACGCCGCCGCTCTTGAGGATGACGTGCTGGACGGTTATGCAGACCGGCTTGCGGCACCCGGTGCGTTGCACGCAGGCATCGCTTACTTCCGCGCGCACAAGATCGACGCAGAGCACAACCGCGTGAACGCCAAGACAAAGCTGCCGATGCCGGTGCTGACGGTCGGCGGTACCGCGAGCTTCGGTGCGGATCTTGAGGGCGAAATCCGTCCCTTAGTGAAACGCATGCGAGCCGTGATGATCAAAGATTGCGGCCACTACCTGGCCGAAGAGCAGCCGGAGCGCCTCGTCGAGGAACTTCTGCGCTTCTTCCGCGAAGAAGCCTAA